The Streptomyces sp. NBC_00454 DNA segment GTGAGGGTGTTGCCCGTGATGGTGGCGGATCCGGTGGGCGCCGGGTAGAAGGGAGGTGCGATCGCCACACCGCCTCGGCCCGGGTTGGTGATCGTGTTCTCCTTCAGCAGGGTGTCGGTCGAGGTGGAGAAGCCGATTCCGTCGTAGAGGGAGTCGCCGACGGTGTTTCCGGTGACGTTGACCTTGTCGACGATCCCGGTGTTCTGGCCGTCGCCGCCGTTGCCGACGTGCAGGGCCGGCTGCCCCTGGCCGTACGCGTTGCCTCCGGAGCGGAGCACGGTGTTACCCGTGACGGTCGCGGAGAGCAGGTCGTCGCCGTTGACGCCGAAGCGGCCGGCTCCCAGGCCGATGTAGCGCGCGGTGTCGCTGACCTGGTTGTTGGTGACCTGGTGACCACTGCCCCCATAGATCGCGACGCCCTTGCCGCCCCACGGCGCTATCGAGGTGTTGTTGCTGACCGTGACGTTGGCCATCGGGTGGTAGTAGGTCCTGGAACCGTCGCCGTTGGTGTTGTAGTTGACCGAGTTGACGGCGATCGCGTCGTCTCCCGTGCCTCGCACGAAGTTGTTGGTGACGGTCAGGGTGTCTCCGGTGTCTGCTCCGAGCGAGACGTTGTTGACATTGATGCCGTCCGCCCAGATCGAGGTCAGGCGGCTGTTGCTCACCTTGCCTCCGGTGCCCGAGGCCCAGAAGCCGGACATGGTGTGCTGGGTCCAGATGCCGTCGGCCGACCAGTTGCTGCCGGTGGTGTCCATGGCGCCGCCGTCGCCGCCGATGGTGCTGCGGCTGACCGCGTTGGCGTCGATGTGGAAGTCGCGCACGGCGCAGGACGTGACGGAGAACAGGGCCGCCAGCGGCGTGGTGTTGGGTACCGGTACGTCGCGGTAGACGGTGCTGTACCACTGGCCTGCGCCGGCGATGGTGATGCCCTGTGCGTGCAGACCGGTGGTGCCCTTCACGTAGAAGGTGCCCTGAGGAATCCAGAGCGTCTTGCCCTGTGACTGGGCCTGGTTCATGCAGCTCTGGATGGCGGGGCCGCTGTCGGTGGCCTGACTGTCGGCGGAGCCGTTGGTCGGGCTGTTGTCGGCGACCGCTCCGCAGCTGGTGATGGAGATCGACCCGGCCGGCTGGGCGAGCGGTGGCGGCGGGTTCTCCACGTCGATCACGTCGATGTCGTAGAAGGACGCGGTGTTGGCGGAGTCCTGCCGGAGGGAGAACGTGGCACCGGCCGGGATGGGCGCGCCGGTGACGAAGGCGTGCACCTCGTCCCAGAACACGCGCGGGTTGCCGTCGGCCGGGTTCTGGTTGTCGCTGGTGTTGTAGTTGTTGTTGCCCTCGTACACCCAGCTCTGCTTGGAGTTGAGGTTCAGTGCCTGCCGGAACGTGCCGTTGACGTACAGGTTCAGCGTGGCGGTGATGCCACCGCCGGATGGCGAATCGGGGATGCTGGCCCGGACGTTGAGGAAGCTGATGGGCTGTCCGGTGGTGTTGGTCCACCCGACGGACTGCCCCGTGCCGCCGAGACGGACGTACGCATGGCCGGACGCCTCCAGCGCGGCGCTGGAGTACTGATCGGTCGGCGCCGCTGTCACCGAGGTGACGGCCGCGCCGCCTCCGAGGGCTCCGGACTCGCCCTCGTAGCTGCTGAACCCGGTCGTGGCGCCGGCCACCGTACTCGCGGCGGTCGTGGCTCGCGTCGATCCGGGGACGGCGCTTGCCGGGACCGCGGGCATCCACGCCATGCCTACGACGGCGACGACCGCCACCGCAAGGAGTCGTCTCATGCGTTCCGCGCGGCGGACAGGTAACGGAAACTCCAGCATCTGACGCTCCTTCAGGGACCGTGGTGCGCGCCGGGCTCCGACCGTACAAAGGACTCTGGAGCCGTGCAAGGTTTCTACAGGGACAAGAAAAGACCTCACAGTTCGATGGATGGACACCACAGCCTGCGCTTCGTCGGACGCAGGGTCCCCGGCCGGAAGGACGCTACGACGTCAACGGCCAGGGACGCCCGGACGCGGAGCGGGCGAAAGCGGCAGGAAGTGCGGATACCGAAGCGGTAAGCAAGGCTTTATTGCGGAGTCACGTCTGTTTCTTGCGCAGGTTCATAGACTTCCTGCATCCGGAGTCGTAGCCTCCCGCGTTGAGCCACTTCGCACACTCCGATCGAGCCGCAAGGACGTACGCGCCCGTGTCCCAGTCGCCGCAAAGTCATGCACCCACTCCCGAGCAGGTCCGCAGCCTGAGACGGCGCGGAACCGCCGTCTTCCTGTCCCTTTCGCTGGCCGCCACCGCGGCCTTGACCGCCCTCGCGGTCGGCAGCGCGCCGGCCGCCCACGCCGTCGGGGTGCCCGCACCCTCGCCCGTCGCCGTACCCGGGCGGGGCGCGACCGTGCCCTTCACCGAGTTGGAGGCCGAGTACGCGGCCACCAACGGCGCCCTCATCGGCCCCGACCGCCTCTACGGCCACCTCCCCTCCGAGGCGTCCGGCCGACAGGCCGTGACGCTCGGATCCGCCGGGCAGTACGTGGAGTTCACCCTCACCAAGCCCGCCAACGCGATGTCCCTGCGCTACAGCCTCCCGGACACCGGGGACGGCAAGGGCCGCGACGCCACGCTGGACGTGCAGGCGAACGGACAGTCCGTCAAAACGCTGGCCGTCACCTCCAAATACAGCTGGTACTACGGCGGCTATCCCTTCAACAACAACCCGGGCGACACCAACCCGCACCACTTCTACGACGAATCCCGCACCCTGCTGGGCGCCGACTACCCGGCCGGGACCAAGATCCGGGTGCAGGTGACCTCGACCGCGCAGTCGCCCTCCTTCACCATCGACCTCGCCGACTTCGAGCAGGTGGGCGCGGCTTCCGGCAAGCCCGCCGGAGCACTCGACGCCGTCGCGGACTTCGGGGCGGATCCGACCGGAGCCACCGACTCCACGGCCCGGATGCAGGCCGCCGTCGATGCGGGCCACGCCCAGGGCAAGACCGTCTTCGTGCCGCCGGGCAACTACACCCTCTACGACCACGTGGTCGTGGACGGGGTCACCGTCCAGGGCGCGGGCCCCTGGTACACGGTCTTCGGCGGCCGCGACCCGGTCAACCGCAACCGCGCGGCCGGCTTCTACGGCAAGTACGTGGCGGGCGGCGGCTACACCGGCCCGGTCCGGCCGCACGAGGCGAACGGGCCCAGCCAGAACGTCACCCTCAAGGACTTCGCGATCATCGGCGACGTCCGCGAGCGGATCGACGACGACCAGGTGAACGCGCTGGGCGGCGCCATGTCCAACTCGACGGTCGACAACCTCTGGATCCAGCACGTCAAGGTCGCGGCGTGGATGGACGGTCCGATGGACCGTTTCACCATCAAGAACAGCCGTTTCCTCGACATGACCGCCGACGGCGTGAACTTCCACACGGGTGTCACGAACTCTCGCGTCACCAATACGTTCCTGCGCAACACGGGTGACGACGGTCTGGCCTCCTGGCCCCAGGACAAGCCCAACACCGACATCAGCTTCGACCACAACACCGTCGTACTGCCGATCCTGGCGAACAACATCGTCACCTACGGCGGCAAGGACTTCACCATCTCGGACAACGTCATGTCCGACACCATCAGCAACGGCGGCGGGCTGCACATCGCCAACCGCTACCCGGGCGTCAGCTCCGGCAAGGGCACCGCGGTCGCCGGCACCATCACAGCCGCGCGCAACACCCTCATCCGGGCCGGGAACAACGACTTCAACTGGAACTTCGGGGTCGGCGCCATCTGGTTCTCCGGCCTGAACGAGGCCGTCCAGGGCGCGAGCATAAGGATCTCCGACACCGACATCCTCGACTCCTCCTACGCCGCGATCCACTCGATCGAGGGCCCCATCAGCGGGGTGGAGTTCACCAACATCAACATCGACGGCGCCGGGACGTACGCCATCCAGGCCCAGTCGAACATCTCGATGAAGCTCACCAACGTCACCGCGAAGAACATCGCCCAGGCCGCCACCCCGATCCACAACTGCATCGGCACCGGTCTGCAGATCACCGATGGCGGCGGCAACTCCGGCTGGAACACCGGACAGACCTGTTCCGGTGTCTGGCCCGAGCCGGTGTGGACCAACGGTGGCGTCCCCGGTGGCGGCACCACCACGCCGCCCACCACGCCGCCCACCACTCCCCCGACCACCCCGCCCACGACCCCGCCCACCACTCCCCCCACCACCCCTGCGAACGGCAACCTCGCCCAGGGCCGCCCCGCCACCGCGTCCTCGGCGGTGCAGTCCTACAGCGCCGCGAACACCGTGGACGGCAATGCCTCGACCTACTGGGAGAGCAACGGCAACGCCTTCCCCCAGACCTTGACGGTCGACCTCGGCGAGACCAAGCAGATCGGCAAGGTCACCCTGAAGCTGCCACCGTCCGCAGACTGGGCCACGCGGACCGAGAACCTCTCGGTGCTCGGCTCCACCGACAACTCTTCCTGGACCACGCTCAGCGGCCCCTCCGGTGTCACCTTCAACCCCGCCTCCGGCAACACGGCGACGCTCGCCCTCAACCCGGCCGGCGCCCGCTACGTCCGTCTGAACATCACCGGCAACACCGGCTGGGCGGCCGGGCAGATCTCAGAGTTCGAGGTGTACGCACCCGAAGGCAGCCCGACCACCCCGCCCACCACGCCTCCCGCGACGACTCCTCCTCCCGCTCCCCCGGCCGACTCCAACCTGGCGCAGGGCCGCCCCGCGGCCGACACCAGCCACACCCAGGGCTACGTGGCCGGCAATGTCACCGACGGCAACGCGGGCAGCTACTGGGAGAGCAACAACAACAACGCTTTCCCCCAGTCGCTCACCGTCGACCTCGGCGCCCAGCGCACCGTCGGCCGCCTCGTCCTGAAGCTCCCCTCCTCCTGGGGCACCCGGACACAGACGCTGTCCGTGCTCGGATCGGCCGACAACACGGCCTGGACGACACTGAAGAACTCCGCCTCGTACACGTTCACCGAGGGCACGAACACCGTCGCCATCACCCTTCCCTCCACAGGCGTTCGGTACCTGCGCCTGACCTTCACCGCGAACAACGGCTGGCCGGCCGGCCAGCTTTCGGAACTGGAGGCGTACACCTCGTAACGAGCGGCGCACCCTCCGGCGGACGGCCGGCCCGCACTCCGGGCCGGCCGTGCGGCGAAGGGCGAATACGAGGCCCTCGGGCGGCCGACCCGCGAGGCGATGGGGTTTGGTAAATCTCCTGCAAAACTAGGGAGTTGGGGCGTCGGGGAAGAACTCCCTCCGGGCCTACGGTGACCCGCATGACGAAGAGCGACGAGAACGACGAGCAGAAGACCGATGTCCGCGTGAGCATCATGGGTGGTCACCGCCTGGAGGGAAAGACCCTTCACGAGCGGACGGTGACGGCGTCCCTCATCGGAGGTGCCCACATCGACCTCACGGACGTCGACCTCCCCGACGGGGCCGAGGTCAAGATCACCAAACTCAGCCTCATCGGGGGCGTCACCCTGAAGGTCCGTCCGGACGTCACCGTGAAGGTCGGCGGCATCAGCCTCGGCGGGGTCACCGACGCGGGTCCCGCCTCGCCGGGCGGGCCGACGGTGCGGGTCGACGCCTGGGGGCTCCTGGGCGGCGTACGCGTGGAGCGCGGCTGAGGTCCGCCGGCGTCGGCACCTGAGCCCGCAAGGGCACGGGCGCCGACGCCGACGCCGACGGCGTACTGGGTCAGGCCGGCGGGGTCGCGCCGGCGGTCACAGCACTGGCTAGTGGTGCCAGGCACGCCCGCCCGTGTTGTGGATGAGTCGCTGCAGCACCTTGAGCGTGGTGAGGTATTCCTCGTCGGAGACGTCCGCGTGCCGTTCCGCCCACAGTTCGCTCTGGAGGGCCGCAGCCTTGTCGTAGAACGCCCGCCCCTCTGCCGTCATGCCCAGCCGCCCCTCCGCGTCCTCGGTGATCCAGCCCTGGGCAATGGTCCGATCCATCTCCGACTCCAGGGCTTCCCGGCCCTCGTCAAGGTAGTCACGCAGGAGGTGCGACACCTCTTCGCGGGTCTTGACGGTGTCGGCACGCGCGACTTGCGCGAGGACCCACCACTGCGGCTGGGTGGTACCGATCCCGTCGAGTGCGCCCCGGGTGCGGGTGACGACGGCCTTGTAGGCGGCCCAACTCCAGTAGCCGATGGGCTGCTTGATCAGTTCGGCGTCAGTGTGCGAATACTCCATGGCCGGCCCCTTCGTTCCTTGCTCGTGCTGGCTCGACGAGACCGACCCTAGGAGCTCAACCAGACTTGAGGTCAAGGCCGTCCGGCGAGAACTCCCCAGCCCCGGGAGAGGTCGCCGACGGCAGGGCGGATACGACCGGCCGGACGGAGTCATCCAGCCAATCACTTGGCATGGCCCTGACATTTCAAGGTCCTTGTGACACGTTCCGTCCGCGCCCCGATCCGCACAGGGCGCGCAGCCCTCCCCCGGCCGTACCCCGCGGATTCCGCCCCCGCCGACCGGGCGCACGCCGGCGCGGCCCACCCAGGCCCCGCTCACCCCACAAGGACGTGGCAAAGAGGAGCGAACATGATGAAGATCTCGACACTGTCGGCTGTCACCGCCCTGGCGGCCGTACTGGTCGTCGGCGCATCGACGGCGGCGTCGGCCCTGGGCCCCGCGGCCGACCAGCAAGTGGACGGCGTGATCGTGGTCTCGGGCAACACCTGTAGCTGGACCAACGCCCGTACGAGCGCCAACCCGCCGAGCGCCCTGACCGTCGACCGCACCAGCATCAACTCGCCCGGGGGCAACCTGGCCTGCAGCGGCGGCATCACCGCCGCCCTCAACAACAACCCGGCCTTCACCTTCGACGACGCCAACGGCACCGCGAAGACGGACGCCATCGACATCTCCGGCAAGCAGAGCTTCGTGTCCTGCCGCTTCAAGGCCACGAACATCGTGTGGAAGCGCGACGGATCGACCCGCAAGTACGTCAACCAGGCCTTCACGGCGACGAAGGTGTCGGGGAGCTTCCTGTGCCCCGGCTCCGTCACGACCGGCGCGGGCGAGGCCTCCATGCTGTTCCACTGATCCGCTGTTCCACTGATCCGCTGACCCACGTGCGCCGCAGCCCCGCACCGGACTGCGGCGCACCCGGCCCGGCCCCGCCGGGCCCGGCCCCGCCGTCGAATCGAAGAATCGATTATGCATACGGCGGGCCGAAAGGCGTCCCGCAGCGACAGGTGGCGGATGCATGTCCACCCGTTCGACTGACATCTCCCCACGTCCGGACGAACATCCACATGATCGAGCCGGCTCCCGGTGAAGCTCGTGGGCGTCTGGCAGCCGCCGCTGCCGCCCCGAGACGAAAGGCCGGCAACTCCATGTTGATCGTCCAGCTCGCCCTCGTATCAGAGACTCAAACCAATCAGATCAGCCCCTCGCAGCTCAACCGAGTGGCAGCCGCTCTCCAGAAACAAGCCACCCGCGACTTCGGCCCGCTCTGGCAGGTCGACGCGACCGTGGACGCCTTCGACCGGCTCGAAGACGTTCCGGTCGGGTACTGGCCGCTCATCGTGGTCGACGATGTCCCCAACGCGGCGGGCTTCCACACGGACGAGAACGGACAGCCGTACTCCCTGATCGAGTTCGGCGACAGCTGGTCGCTGACGGCGAGCCACGAAATGCTGGAGATGTGCGCCGACCCGTTCGGAAACCGTCTGATTGCCGGCAAGTCTCCCCACCCGGACCAAGGCGTCGTCGAGTTCCTGGTCGAGGTCTCGGATCCCTCGGAGGCAGCCGAGTTCGGCTACACCGTCAACGGCCTGCTCGTCTCGGACTTCTTCACCCCCAGGTTCTACGATCCGGTCACCACCGAAGGTGTCCGTTACAGCTTCGGCGGACACATCACGCAGCCCCGGCAGGTGCTGCGCGGCGGGTACATCAGCTGGCGCGAGCCGGTCTCGGACGAGTGGTGGCAGCAGACCTGGTTCAAGGGTTCGGAGCCGAAGTTCCGCAACCTGGGGCGCCTGACGGGCAGCGGCAGCCTCCGAGCGGCCATCGACGCCAAGACCAAGACCGTCAGTCGCCTCGCCGTCAGCGGTCCCGCCTCAAAGCCGTTCAGCGCCGCGCGGACCCTTACCGCCCTGGCCAAGGAGTCCACCAACGCGCGGGCCGAAGCGTGGCGTGCCGAGATCGGGCGCCTGAAGGTCGCGAATCCTGCGGCAAAGGCCTGGAAGGGGAAGGAGAGTTGACGGTTACCAGCTGCGAGCACGGCCTTCAGCCCGGATGTCAGAGAGGCCGTCGTGAGCGATGACGCCCAGCAGCGCAAGGATCGCGCGGAGAAGATGCGCCAGAGGATCCACCGGCCCGCGCCCGGTCCGGCGGGGCCGACCCCGGCCGAGGATGAGCCGCCGGAAGGGCAGAGTCTGAAGGACCGCATCGAACGACGCATGCGTGAACTGGACGAAGCCGACCGCAACGATCACCCTCCCTCCTCGGGTGATGACGGCGCGCCCTGATACCGGACGGCGCTTCTCCACCGGATGGCTCCGGCCCGGCATCTCGTGCCGGGCCGGGGCGTCCCTTCCGGATCCTGCCCGGCCCGCGACGCCCGGCAAGAGCCAGGCAAGGCATCACGGGTGCCTCCGGATGGTGCGGTCGGCCCATCCGGGGGGACCATGGAAGCCGAAGCGCCCACAGACGCGGGAGGCAGGCCAGGGCCAGTGTCAACGGACGGCCCGCGCGATGCCGGCAGGTGGAAGGAGAGCCTGCGATGAGCGCAAGTGAGGGGGGTCGGGCTGAGGCCGGCCAGCCGGAAGGAGGTGCGCCGCAGCCGAGCGGCCTGATGGACCTCCTCAGTGTCGCCGCGGTGCTGCTGGACGCGGATGGGCGGATCGTCCTGTGGAGCCCGCAGGCCGAGGAGCTGTACGGCTACACCGCCGAAGAGGCGCTGGGACAGTACGCGGCGCCGCTGCTCGTCCGAGAGCAGCACTGGGAACTGTTGATCGAATTGTTCGCCCACGTCATGGCGACCGGTGAGAGCTGGGCCGGAGCGTTCCCCATTCGGCACAAGGACGGCAGCACTCGCCTGGTGGAGTTCCGCAACATGCGGCTGCTGGACGACCGCGGCGACTTCTACGCCCTCGGGCTCGCCACGGACGAGCCGACCTTGCGCGAGCTGGAGCGGGATATCGCCCTGTCCACCCGGCTGGTTTCCCAGTCCCCCATCGGGCTGGCGATCCTCGACACCGATCTGCGGTACGTGGCCGTCAACCCCGCCCTGGAGCGGATGCACGGCATACCCGCGAAGGATCACCTCGGCCGCCACTACCGCGAGATCATGACCGCCGCGAAGTTCGGGGTGCCCGAGGCCGCGATGACGGAAGTCCTGAAGACCGGGATTCCCATGGTTGACCAGTCCACCATTGTCGGCCACACACCTGGCGACCCGGATCAGCACGCCTGGTCGATCTCGCTGTACAGGCTGGAGGATCCCCAGGGGCGGGTTCTCGGGGTGGCCGACCTGGTAGTGGACGTCACTGACCGGTACCAGGCGGCCATGGCGGCTGCAGAGGCCCGGCGGCGCCTGGCCCTGATCGCCGACGGCTCCGCTCGGATCGGCACCACCTTGGAGGTGGAACAGACCGCCCGTGAGCTGGCCGAGGTCATCGTTCCCGAGCTCGCCGACGTGGTCGCGGTCGATGTGCTCGAC contains these protein-coding regions:
- a CDS encoding discoidin domain-containing protein, producing MRRLLAVAVVAVVGMAWMPAVPASAVPGSTRATTAASTVAGATTGFSSYEGESGALGGGAAVTSVTAAPTDQYSSAALEASGHAYVRLGGTGQSVGWTNTTGQPISFLNVRASIPDSPSGGGITATLNLYVNGTFRQALNLNSKQSWVYEGNNNYNTSDNQNPADGNPRVFWDEVHAFVTGAPIPAGATFSLRQDSANTASFYDIDVIDVENPPPPLAQPAGSISITSCGAVADNSPTNGSADSQATDSGPAIQSCMNQAQSQGKTLWIPQGTFYVKGTTGLHAQGITIAGAGQWYSTVYRDVPVPNTTPLAALFSVTSCAVRDFHIDANAVSRSTIGGDGGAMDTTGSNWSADGIWTQHTMSGFWASGTGGKVSNSRLTSIWADGINVNNVSLGADTGDTLTVTNNFVRGTGDDAIAVNSVNYNTNGDGSRTYYHPMANVTVSNNTSIAPWGGKGVAIYGGSGHQVTNNQVSDTARYIGLGAGRFGVNGDDLLSATVTGNTVLRSGGNAYGQGQPALHVGNGGDGQNTGIVDKVNVTGNTVGDSLYDGIGFSTSTDTLLKENTITNPGRGGVAIAPPFYPAPTGSATITGNTLTGLKSGMTAFVNNSSGFTASVSGNSWQGTTTPQGPYGGTPAAVPGTVQAENYDTGGQGAAYNVTSINGNGSAYRSDGVDLESTSDTGGGQNLGWTSGGQWFRYTVNVASAGTYTVGLRLAAPSAVTGALHLSDASGTNLSGAISIPATGGWQSWTTVTATVALPAGKQTLTVDQDHGGWNLNQLTFAVPGGNPTPTDLAAGRPTTETSHTGVYSSSNATDGNQNSYWESANNAFPQWIQVDLGSAQIAGKVVLRLPATWGARNQTLTVQGSTDGAAFTTLKSSASYTFDPAANNTVTLTFPATAQRYIRVTVSANTGWPAGQFSEFEVWNP
- a CDS encoding discoidin domain-containing protein; amino-acid sequence: MYAPEGSPTTPPTTPPATTPPPAPPADSNLAQGRPAADTSHTQGYVAGNVTDGNAGSYWESNNNNAFPQSLTVDLGAQRTVGRLVLKLPSSWGTRTQTLSVLGSADNTAWTTLKNSASYTFTEGTNTVAITLPSTGVRYLRLTFTANNGWPAGQLSELEAYTS
- a CDS encoding MarR family transcriptional regulator — protein: MEYSHTDAELIKQPIGYWSWAAYKAVVTRTRGALDGIGTTQPQWWVLAQVARADTVKTREEVSHLLRDYLDEGREALESEMDRTIAQGWITEDAEGRLGMTAEGRAFYDKAAALQSELWAERHADVSDEEYLTTLKVLQRLIHNTGGRAWHH